A genomic region of Bremerella alba contains the following coding sequences:
- a CDS encoding N-acetyltransferase, whose product MSSITTEPVTTKRQQNEFVEFPWDLYRDDPNWIPPLRQNLKELVNFAPHPFYARNKVQCFLARREGQVVGRIAAILNVGHNERYDEQRGFWGFFESIDDTQVSGALFDAVKSWFSEQGIQKMRGPANPSLNHEIGTLIEGFDSPPAFMMTYNPPYYEKLITDYGYEKTQDLYAYWGHINMLEGLDPKLKFIVDEAKSRFNLKLRRMDRKRFKEDVHTFLDNYNRSLVGTWGFVPIDTAEVDKMADDMKHLLVPELTSVCEVDGKVIGSMFGMLDYNPRIKQINGKLFPFGFMRLLWNKKAIKNMRLISTNVVPEYQRWGIGLVILERLVPDIKKWGVQEVEFSWVLESNHLSRASLERGGAKKSKTYRMFDYAPAENAINTTGDSAT is encoded by the coding sequence ATGTCCTCGATCACCACTGAGCCTGTTACTACCAAACGGCAGCAAAACGAGTTCGTCGAGTTCCCATGGGACTTATATCGGGACGACCCCAACTGGATACCACCGCTACGGCAAAATCTGAAGGAACTGGTTAACTTTGCCCCCCATCCGTTTTATGCGCGAAATAAGGTCCAGTGTTTTTTAGCTCGTCGCGAAGGACAGGTAGTCGGACGTATTGCTGCCATTTTGAACGTGGGCCACAACGAGCGGTACGACGAGCAGCGCGGCTTTTGGGGATTCTTTGAGTCAATCGACGATACGCAAGTTAGCGGCGCATTGTTTGATGCGGTGAAATCGTGGTTCTCCGAGCAAGGCATCCAGAAGATGAGGGGGCCAGCCAACCCTTCACTTAACCATGAGATCGGCACTCTGATTGAGGGTTTTGATAGCCCGCCGGCATTCATGATGACCTATAACCCTCCCTATTACGAGAAGTTGATTACCGACTACGGATACGAGAAAACCCAAGACCTGTACGCGTATTGGGGCCATATCAACATGCTGGAAGGGTTAGATCCGAAACTGAAATTCATCGTTGACGAAGCCAAAAGTCGTTTCAACTTAAAGCTGCGGCGCATGGATCGAAAACGCTTCAAGGAAGACGTCCATACGTTTTTAGATAACTACAATCGCTCATTGGTCGGAACATGGGGTTTCGTGCCGATCGACACCGCTGAAGTCGATAAGATGGCCGACGATATGAAGCACTTGCTGGTACCTGAGTTGACTTCTGTTTGCGAAGTGGACGGCAAGGTCATCGGTTCGATGTTTGGCATGCTCGACTACAATCCACGCATCAAGCAGATCAACGGGAAGCTGTTTCCGTTTGGATTCATGCGCCTTTTATGGAATAAAAAGGCGATCAAGAACATGCGATTGATCTCGACTAATGTAGTCCCTGAATACCAACGATGGGGTATCGGCCTGGTGATCCTGGAACGCTTGGTCCCAGATATCAAGAAGTGGGGGGTTCAAGAGGTCGAGTTTTCCTGGGTTCTCGAAAGTAATCATCTCTCTCGAGCGTCGTTGGAACGAGGCGGGGCGAAGAAGTCGAAGACCTACCGAATGTTTGACTATGCTCCTGCCGAGAATGCGATCAACACAACGGGGGACAGCGCGACATAA
- a CDS encoding ABC transporter permease — protein sequence MSILNRKLLRDLSAARGLLIAIISIMMLGSALLIGMQSTFYNMQAAKDRYYRQCRMAAFWLDLKKAPLAELEVLNEISGIRSWRDRIQFPVTVDLDQRMRPLNGSVISMPDRRQAVTNDIVLIRGDYFSDRGEPEVIVNDKFAEANRLHPGQKLHLLLNNRREEFLIVGTAISAEFTYLIGPGSLMPDPENFGVFYLPRKQMEELFDFEGAANQVVGQFTPDIGEGKSAVLDLVERKLESSGFISATLLKDFTSNYFVSNEISQLSNLSTFLPSMFLIVAALILNVLMTRLAKQQRMTVGTLKALGYGDGTIFFHFLKFGAAVGLVAGLLASVLGTFVTLGMLSQYQHFFQFPDLRNDFYPQTHAIGWSVSIICAMLGSVYGARQMLLLRPAEAMRPEPPAQGGRIFLEHFPLLWNELSPGWRVTLRSMVRHRTRTAIALFAGTVGAGILVSGLMMMEATEYFIRDEFEMRNRSDIDLTFKDALDRQAWYDLSHLPGVDRAEPLFNVACDFVNGPYERQGAIQGILNNAQLTVPTDKDKRRINIPSVGLVMERRLADHLHLKVGDLVEIRPKSGRRDPLKIPLAVISESQFGLNVYADLEYLCQIRGESFAMSGAQLKINQTKKAQRELYRTLKQMPAMKAINSRLELIKNMRETIIQNQSVAIGMIVLFAGIIFFGNVLNASLVNLSERQREVATMGAMGYTRWEIGILFLRESMVTNLLGAVLGLPVGYVLIHLMTKMIDQDLVRFPIVTAPWIYVSAFVTALLFTLLAHAVVQWRIHHMNWLESLKVRE from the coding sequence GTGAGCATCCTCAACCGCAAGTTGCTGCGAGATCTGTCAGCGGCTCGCGGGTTATTGATTGCCATCATCAGTATCATGATGCTCGGTTCGGCGCTGCTGATCGGCATGCAGTCGACCTTCTACAACATGCAAGCCGCGAAAGATCGGTATTATCGCCAGTGCCGAATGGCCGCGTTCTGGCTCGATCTAAAAAAAGCCCCTCTCGCCGAGTTGGAAGTGCTGAATGAGATATCCGGTATAAGAAGTTGGCGGGACCGAATTCAATTTCCGGTAACGGTCGATCTTGACCAACGGATGAGACCGCTCAATGGGTCGGTTATCTCGATGCCCGATCGTCGGCAAGCGGTGACCAATGACATCGTCCTCATTCGTGGCGATTACTTTTCCGATCGTGGCGAGCCGGAGGTCATCGTGAACGACAAGTTCGCGGAGGCTAACCGTCTTCATCCCGGACAGAAGTTGCACTTGCTGCTGAACAATCGACGGGAAGAGTTTCTGATTGTTGGCACGGCGATTAGTGCGGAATTCACTTACCTGATTGGCCCCGGCAGCCTGATGCCTGACCCCGAAAACTTCGGCGTGTTTTATCTGCCGCGAAAACAGATGGAGGAACTGTTCGACTTTGAAGGAGCCGCCAACCAAGTCGTCGGCCAATTTACGCCGGACATCGGAGAGGGAAAGAGTGCGGTCCTCGATTTAGTCGAGCGGAAGCTGGAGTCCTCTGGATTCATCTCGGCGACGCTGCTCAAAGATTTTACCTCGAACTACTTTGTCAGCAACGAAATCTCGCAGCTGAGCAACTTGTCGACTTTTCTTCCCAGCATGTTCCTGATTGTTGCCGCGTTAATTTTAAACGTGTTGATGACCAGGCTGGCCAAGCAGCAGCGAATGACCGTCGGTACGCTGAAAGCGCTCGGCTATGGCGACGGCACTATCTTCTTTCACTTCCTGAAATTCGGGGCCGCGGTCGGCCTGGTGGCCGGACTGCTGGCCAGTGTGCTGGGCACTTTTGTCACGCTGGGGATGCTCTCGCAGTATCAACACTTCTTTCAGTTCCCCGACCTAAGAAACGACTTTTACCCACAAACGCATGCCATCGGTTGGAGCGTGAGCATCATCTGCGCGATGCTCGGAAGCGTCTACGGCGCGCGGCAAATGCTTCTGCTTCGTCCGGCGGAGGCGATGCGCCCGGAACCGCCTGCCCAAGGAGGCAGAATCTTTCTGGAGCACTTTCCACTGCTGTGGAACGAGCTTTCACCCGGCTGGAGAGTCACCCTAAGATCGATGGTTCGACATCGTACTCGTACGGCAATTGCCTTGTTCGCCGGTACCGTCGGGGCTGGCATTCTGGTTAGCGGCCTGATGATGATGGAAGCCACCGAGTACTTCATCCGCGACGAATTCGAAATGCGGAATCGTAGTGACATCGACTTGACCTTTAAAGATGCGCTAGACCGCCAAGCTTGGTACGACTTGTCTCACTTGCCTGGCGTCGATCGGGCTGAGCCGCTGTTTAATGTCGCTTGCGATTTTGTGAATGGCCCGTATGAGCGGCAAGGAGCTATCCAAGGAATTTTAAACAACGCTCAATTGACCGTTCCGACCGACAAAGATAAACGTCGAATCAACATTCCCAGTGTCGGACTGGTCATGGAACGCCGCTTGGCCGACCACCTTCATTTGAAGGTGGGAGATCTAGTCGAGATACGTCCAAAATCGGGACGTCGCGATCCACTCAAAATCCCTCTGGCGGTAATCAGTGAAAGCCAGTTTGGCCTGAACGTATATGCCGATCTTGAATATCTCTGCCAGATCCGCGGCGAATCGTTCGCGATGAGTGGCGCTCAACTGAAAATTAATCAAACGAAGAAAGCTCAGCGCGAGCTTTATCGCACGTTGAAACAGATGCCTGCGATGAAGGCCATCAATTCTCGCCTGGAGTTGATCAAAAATATGCGCGAGACCATCATTCAAAACCAAAGTGTGGCGATCGGCATGATCGTCCTTTTCGCAGGCATCATTTTCTTTGGTAACGTATTGAACGCCTCGCTAGTGAACCTTTCAGAGCGCCAGCGCGAAGTCGCGACGATGGGGGCGATGGGATACACCCGATGGGAAATTGGCATATTGTTTCTCCGTGAGAGTATGGTCACTAATTTGCTAGGTGCGGTGCTCGGTCTTCCGGTCGGCTACGTGCTGATCCACTTGATGACCAAAATGATCGACCAGGATCTGGTGCGTTTTCCGATCGTGACCGCCCCGTGGATCTATGTCAGTGCGTTTGTCACGGCATTGCTATTCACGCTGTTGGCTCACGCGGTCGTTCAATGGCGAATTCACCACATGAATTGGTTGGAATCTTTGAAAGTTCGTGAGTAG
- a CDS encoding ABC transporter ATP-binding protein, whose amino-acid sequence MGEVKVEVLKDLSFDVYDGEVLAMVGPSGSGKSTILNLIGGLDQPNRGSVIFDGTDLATVSSSVLTRYRRKHVGFIFQFYNLVPNLTALENVLSAAELAENPLDAKEMLDKVGLAERADHFPSQLSGGEQQRVAIARAVVKNPKLLLCDEPTGALDFETGIRALELLLQFNQDLGTTILIITHNTALADVAHRVIHLRSGEIVNVEENQQPLPPSEVVW is encoded by the coding sequence ATGGGCGAAGTGAAGGTCGAGGTTCTGAAAGACCTTTCCTTTGATGTTTACGATGGCGAAGTCTTGGCGATGGTGGGTCCCAGCGGGTCGGGCAAGTCGACCATCTTGAACCTGATCGGCGGTCTCGATCAACCCAATCGCGGTAGCGTGATATTCGACGGGACCGATTTGGCGACGGTCTCTTCCAGCGTACTGACGCGTTACCGCCGTAAGCATGTCGGCTTTATCTTTCAGTTTTACAATCTGGTGCCGAATCTAACGGCACTAGAAAACGTTCTCTCAGCGGCCGAGCTGGCTGAGAATCCGCTGGATGCGAAGGAGATGCTCGACAAGGTCGGCTTGGCAGAGCGGGCCGATCATTTTCCATCGCAGCTTTCCGGAGGTGAACAGCAGCGTGTGGCGATCGCTCGGGCCGTGGTCAAAAACCCCAAGCTACTTCTCTGCGATGAACCGACCGGCGCGCTTGACTTTGAAACGGGCATTCGCGCGTTAGAGCTTCTACTGCAGTTCAATCAAGACCTCGGTACGACCATCTTGATTATTACGCACAATACCGCACTAGCCGACGTAGCGCACCGCGTGATTCATCTTCGTAGCGGTGAAATCGTGAACGTCGAAGAGAACCAGCAGCCGTTGCCTCCCTCGGAGGTAGTTTGGTGA
- the infA gene encoding translation initiation factor IF-1 encodes MSKKEEALEVEGTVTQALANTRFRVQLDVGPTVMAHVAGKMRKHFIRIVPGDRVRVELSPYDMTKGRIVFRER; translated from the coding sequence ATGTCTAAGAAAGAAGAGGCCCTCGAAGTAGAAGGCACAGTGACGCAAGCACTTGCCAACACGCGGTTCCGCGTCCAACTGGACGTTGGCCCAACGGTTATGGCCCATGTGGCTGGTAAAATGCGTAAGCACTTTATTCGTATTGTTCCAGGCGATCGTGTCCGAGTGGAACTTTCCCCATACGACATGACCAAAGGCCGAATTGTCTTCCGAGAGCGTTAA
- a CDS encoding efflux RND transporter periplasmic adaptor subunit gives MIKTIALIVGAIIVVGGILFVTQSSGPPVDTVTASMQPIQEYVDEQGKTRLPRTFVISMPFDARLGEIKLEEGDHVTQGQVVAKIVQEDVEAEYAESKAVVQQLAASIRETSDKSVEQTTKQQAEFFVDSMVNTVESAKTQMTASRSRFEYATTFLQRVQQLIEKGAKTEDDLDRAQLQKVESETEFQTDALTYQAILSIDAATKLLPSLVSQYIDRKDLSVAVLQQQKAEAEARLRTAELRMKRSTMTSPVEGVVLTKELTSEQQVAAGTTLLEIGQLSQLEVETEILSQDATRIQPGDRAEIYGPSLGKEAGQGIPMKVHRVYPTGFTKVSSLGVEQQRVLIILRFESGQVATALEQHGLGVDYRVQARIYTEEIPQALVIPRSAIFREVSGNWQAYVVSGGKLERRNLQLGLMNDLSVEVTRGLETGEHVIVSPAASLSNGDWVTPVDVRASSTGA, from the coding sequence ATGATCAAAACGATTGCCCTAATCGTTGGCGCCATCATTGTCGTGGGAGGCATCCTCTTTGTCACGCAGTCTAGCGGTCCGCCAGTAGACACTGTCACTGCGTCCATGCAACCCATTCAAGAGTACGTCGATGAACAAGGAAAAACGCGGCTGCCACGTACATTTGTTATCTCGATGCCCTTCGATGCTCGACTCGGCGAGATCAAGCTCGAAGAAGGAGACCACGTAACCCAAGGACAGGTCGTTGCCAAGATCGTTCAAGAGGATGTCGAAGCTGAATACGCCGAATCGAAGGCCGTCGTCCAACAGTTGGCGGCATCGATTCGGGAAACAAGCGACAAGTCGGTCGAGCAGACAACCAAACAGCAGGCCGAATTCTTTGTCGATTCCATGGTGAATACAGTGGAATCCGCCAAAACGCAAATGACGGCGAGCCGATCACGCTTTGAATATGCGACGACTTTCTTGCAACGTGTCCAACAACTCATCGAAAAGGGGGCAAAGACTGAGGATGATCTCGATCGGGCACAGCTACAAAAGGTCGAGAGCGAAACGGAATTTCAAACCGACGCGTTGACGTACCAGGCCATCTTGTCGATTGACGCGGCAACGAAGCTACTTCCGAGTTTGGTTTCTCAATATATCGACCGAAAGGACCTCTCAGTCGCTGTGCTCCAGCAACAGAAGGCCGAAGCCGAGGCTCGTCTGCGAACAGCCGAATTGCGGATGAAGAGATCGACCATGACCAGTCCTGTCGAAGGTGTCGTGCTCACGAAAGAACTAACCAGCGAACAGCAAGTCGCCGCAGGAACAACCTTGCTAGAGATCGGACAACTTTCACAATTGGAAGTCGAAACGGAAATTCTGAGTCAGGATGCAACCCGGATCCAACCCGGAGATCGTGCTGAGATCTATGGACCATCTCTTGGCAAAGAAGCAGGCCAAGGGATTCCGATGAAAGTGCACCGCGTCTATCCGACCGGATTTACTAAGGTAAGCTCGTTGGGAGTCGAACAACAGCGCGTGCTAATCATACTTCGCTTCGAGTCGGGGCAGGTTGCAACGGCGCTGGAGCAGCATGGCTTAGGCGTCGATTATCGCGTACAGGCTCGCATCTACACCGAAGAGATACCCCAAGCCTTGGTGATTCCGCGTTCCGCTATTTTTCGCGAAGTCTCAGGTAACTGGCAAGCGTATGTCGTATCGGGCGGCAAACTAGAGCGACGAAACTTGCAATTAGGGCTGATGAACGATCTAAGTGTCGAGGTCACTCGAGGTCTCGAAACAGGAGAACACGTTATCGTTTCTCCTGCAGCTTCTCTATCCAATGGAGATTGGGTAACGCCGGTCGATGTCAGGGCCTCATCGACCGGCGCATAA